The following are encoded together in the Thunnus thynnus chromosome 15, fThuThy2.1, whole genome shotgun sequence genome:
- the myclb gene encoding protein L-Myc-1b → MPGISSTAPRYENWDMDHLDHYQHYFYDDYDPDEDFFKSTAPSEDIWKKFELVPTPPMSPIRAVEGSGRVGLLCPSLGDKLEWVSQFLGQDDEQQQQQQELPYKLTTANDSFGNLSSIIIQDCMWSGFSAGQQLERVVGERCASCPGTGTAAKVAAGSTVPSPGRAQCAPADAPALSGLAADCVDPAAVLTFPLTGGCKKQVSSGSESHSDSSDDKEDKDDDEEEIDVVTVEHKQQRKPRRLVNTRKPVTITVRADPLDPGMKRFHISIHQQQHNYAAPSPDTLPQPAEPPRKRVRQEASTHAAHHPHQNSHYYQPRHGHAPLNLDSRKSHVTVAGVRSESPNLSASSPTSSTSPSSPPSSSSSSSSSSSHSQSSPSKPHSFSHLSSPQSSDCEDTDKRKAHNFLERKRRNDLRSRFLSLRDEIPGLADCPKTPKVAILTRATEYLQQLHAGERQKAQERKQLKARQLQLLQRLAQLKRS, encoded by the exons ATGCCGGGCATCAGCTCCACCGCGCCTCGTTATGAAAACTGGGACATGGACCACCTCGACCACTACCAACATTATTTCTACGACGACTACGACCCGGACGAGGATTTCTTCAAGTCCACAGCGCCCAGTGAGGACATATGGAAGAAATTCGAGCTGGTACCGACCCCGCCCATGTCTCCTATCCGGGCTGTGGAAGGGTCGGGTAGGGTCGGGCTGCTGTGCCCGTCTCTCGGGGACAAACTGGAATGGGTGTCCCAGTTCTTGGGGCAGGAcgatgaacagcagcagcagcagcaggaactgCCCTACAAACTGACCACGGCTAATGACTCCTTCGGGAACCTGAGCTCCATCATCATCCAGGACTGCATGTGGAGCGGCTTCTCTGCCGGGCAGCAACTGGAGAGAGTAGTAGGGGAGCGCTGCGCCTCCTGTCCCGGGACGGGGACCGCTGCCAAAGTCGCAGCCGGATCCACTGTTCCATCTCCGGGAAGGGCGCAGTGTGCCCCCGCCGATGCGCCTGCCCTCAGCGGTCTGGCGGCGGACTGTGTCGACCCGGCTGCGGTGCTCACTTTCCCGCTAACCGGTGGCTGCAAGAAACAAGTGTCTTCTGGTTCAGAGTCCCACAGCGACTCATCAG ATGACAAGGAAgacaaagatgatgatgaagaggagatcGATGTGGTGACTGTGGAGCACAAGCAGCAACGCAAACCTCGTCGACTGGTCAACACCCGTAAACCTGTGACCATAACTGTGCGAGCCGACCCCCTGGACCCCGGCATGAAGCGTTTCCACATCTCCATccaccaacagcagcacaacTACGCTGCACCTTCCCCGGACACTCTCCCCCAGCCAGCTGAGCCTCCCCGGAAGAGGGTTCGGCAGGAGGCCTCCACTCACGCGGCCCATCATCCGCACCAGAACTCTCATTACTACCAGCCGCGGCACGGCCACGCCCCCCTGAACTTGGACAGTAGAAAGTCTCATGTGACCGTGGCTGGAGTCAGGTCGGAGTCACCTAACCTCAGCGCCTCCTCTCCTACCTCCTCCACGTCGCCTtcatctcctccctcctcctcctcttcttcctcgtcCTCGTCCTCCCATTCCCAAAGCTCCCCCTCGAAGCCACACTCCTTCTCCCACCTCTCCAGCCCCCAGTCGTCCGACTGCGAGGACACAGACAAACGCAAGGCCCACAACTTCCTGGAACGCAAGCGACGGAACGACCTGCGCTCGCGTTTCCTGTCGCTGCGGGACGAGATCCCGGGTTTGGCGGACTGCCCCAAGACGCCGAAGGTGGCGATCCTGACGCGAGCCACGGAgtacctgcagcagctgcacgCCGGCGAACGGCAGAAGGCTCAAGAGAGGAAGCAGCTGAAAGCCaggcagctgcagctgctgcagaggcTGGCGCAGCTCAAACGATCCTGA